In one window of Blattabacterium sp. (Cryptocercus punctulatus) str. Cpu DNA:
- a CDS encoding ribosome-recycling factor yields the protein MDELNKIFSSCKKDMKIILKKLQEEIYPIHLGSKSILTFLEKIKIKCYGTFLPLIEVANINIVDNMTLTIQPWDRSLISHIDKAIIDTNLGIMPTNKGDYIQINIPIITEEGRKNLIKKIKKQIEQAKIYVRIIRKKNNQSIKKLKLAQDLSKSGENSIQKITIEYIQNMDNLFLYKEKEILKI from the coding sequence ATGGATGAATTAAATAAAATTTTTTCTTCTTGTAAAAAAGACATGAAAATAATTTTAAAAAAATTACAAGAGGAAATTTATCCTATTCATTTAGGAAGTAAATCCATTCTTACCTTTTTAGAAAAAATAAAAATAAAGTGTTATGGGACTTTTTTACCTTTAATAGAAGTAGCTAATATTAATATTGTAGATAATATGACTCTAACAATTCAACCTTGGGATCGGTCTCTTATTTCACATATAGATAAAGCCATTATAGATACTAATTTAGGAATTATGCCTACTAATAAAGGAGACTATATTCAAATTAATATTCCTATTATTACAGAAGAAGGAAGAAAAAATTTGATAAAAAAAATAAAAAAACAAATAGAACAGGCAAAAATATACGTAAGAATAATACGAAAAAAAAATAATCAATCCATAAAAAAATTAAAATTGGCCCAAGATTTATCTAAATCAGGAGAAAACAGTATACAAAAAATAACGATTGAATATATTCAAAATATGGATAATCTTTTTCTTTATAAAGAAAAAGAAATTTTAAAAATATAA
- a CDS encoding Glu/Leu/Phe/Val dehydrogenase: MSKKNKSKAGTYNSFFSCIEKNFDKAARFISIEKGLLEQIKYCNAVYRMHFPVKIGKKIKVIEAYRVQHSHHKLPCKGGIRYSIKVNQDEIMTLAALMTYKCAIVDVPFGGSKGGIKIDPQNISVENIEKITRRYTSELIKKNFIGPGIDVPAPDYGTGEREMSWIFDTFLSILPGEVDALACVTGKPISQGGVRGRKEATGLGVFYGIRELCCMKEYMFSIGLDLGLDGKKVIIQGLGNVGYHAANFFHESGAIIVALAEREGAIYNKKGLNVSKVILHLKNTGSILNFPESKNIKNTEKALELECDILIPAALENVIHKNNANRIKAKIIGEAANGPVTPEADEILEKMGVIIVPDIYLNAGGVTVSYFEWLKNLSHVRYGRMEKRFNENMNFDLLQVIETISHKKIPKEEKKNILRGPREIDLVRSGLEDTMISGFHKIHDLKKTLKIETMRTSAFVLSINKIIDSYEKLGIFP, translated from the coding sequence ATGTCAAAAAAAAATAAAAGTAAAGCTGGTACATATAATAGTTTTTTTAGTTGTATAGAAAAAAATTTTGATAAAGCAGCACGATTTATTTCTATTGAAAAAGGACTTTTAGAACAAATTAAATATTGTAATGCTGTATATCGTATGCACTTTCCTGTAAAAATAGGAAAAAAAATCAAAGTTATTGAAGCCTATAGAGTCCAACACTCTCATCATAAATTACCCTGTAAAGGAGGTATCAGATATAGTATAAAAGTAAATCAAGATGAAATTATGACTTTAGCTGCACTTATGACATATAAATGTGCTATTGTAGATGTCCCTTTTGGTGGATCTAAAGGTGGAATTAAAATAGATCCACAAAATATTTCTGTAGAAAATATAGAAAAGATTACACGTCGTTATACTTCTGAATTAATTAAAAAAAATTTTATAGGTCCAGGAATTGATGTTCCAGCTCCTGATTATGGAACTGGAGAAAGAGAAATGAGCTGGATTTTTGATACTTTTTTATCTATACTTCCTGGAGAAGTAGATGCCTTAGCCTGTGTAACTGGAAAACCTATTTCTCAAGGAGGTGTTAGAGGGCGAAAAGAAGCAACTGGATTAGGAGTTTTTTACGGAATTAGAGAATTATGTTGTATGAAAGAATATATGTTTTCTATTGGTCTGGATTTAGGATTAGATGGAAAAAAAGTTATAATACAAGGTTTAGGAAATGTAGGTTATCATGCCGCTAATTTTTTTCATGAATCAGGTGCTATTATTGTGGCTTTAGCAGAAAGAGAGGGGGCAATTTACAATAAAAAAGGATTGAATGTATCTAAAGTGATACTACATTTAAAAAATACTGGATCCATATTAAATTTTCCAGAATCAAAAAATATTAAAAATACAGAAAAAGCATTAGAATTAGAATGTGATATCCTAATACCTGCTGCATTAGAAAATGTTATACATAAGAATAATGCTAATCGTATTAAAGCAAAAATTATTGGAGAAGCTGCAAATGGTCCGGTAACTCCTGAAGCGGATGAAATATTAGAAAAAATGGGGGTAATTATAGTTCCAGATATTTATTTAAATGCTGGAGGAGTGACAGTTTCTTATTTTGAATGGTTAAAAAACTTAAGTCATGTACGTTATGGTCGTATGGAAAAAAGATTTAATGAAAATATGAATTTTGACCTTTTACAGGTTATTGAAACGATTTCTCATAAAAAAATTCCAAAAGAAGAAAAAAAAAATATTTTAAGAGGACCAAGAGAAATAGATTTAGTACGTAGTGGGTTAGAAGATACAATGATTAGTGGATTTCATAAAATTCATGATTTAAAAAAAACATTAAAAATAGAAACTATGCGGACATCTGCTTTTGTCCTTTCCATAAATAAAATCATAGATTCTTATGAAAAGTTAGGAATTTTTCCATGA
- the pyrH gene encoding UMP kinase → MKYKRSLLKLSGESLMGNKNFGLHSTRLQQHAEEVKKVVDMGGQVAIVIGGGNIFRGYSRLNSTIDRIGGDYMGMLATVINGIALQSYLENIGICTSIQTAIRMDQIAEPFVKDKAIHHLEKGRVVIFVAGLGNPYFTTDTAAVLRAIEIKADVLLKGTRVDGVYTKDPEKDKYAKKLKKISFDMAYQMGIKVMDQTAFILGNENNLPIIIFDINRKGNFKKVISGEEIGTLVSKK, encoded by the coding sequence ATGAAGTACAAAAGATCATTATTAAAATTAAGTGGAGAATCTCTTATGGGAAATAAGAATTTTGGACTTCATTCTACTCGTCTTCAACAACATGCCGAAGAGGTAAAAAAAGTTGTAGATATGGGGGGCCAAGTGGCTATAGTTATTGGTGGAGGAAATATATTTAGAGGTTATTCTAGGTTAAATAGTACAATAGATCGTATAGGTGGAGATTATATGGGAATGCTAGCTACTGTTATAAATGGAATTGCACTACAATCTTACTTAGAAAATATAGGAATATGTACCTCTATACAAACAGCTATTAGAATGGATCAAATTGCGGAACCTTTTGTCAAGGATAAAGCTATTCATCATTTAGAAAAAGGCAGAGTAGTTATATTTGTAGCAGGATTAGGAAATCCTTATTTTACTACAGATACAGCAGCTGTATTACGTGCTATAGAAATAAAGGCTGATGTTTTATTAAAAGGAACTAGAGTTGATGGAGTCTATACTAAAGATCCGGAAAAAGATAAATATGCTAAAAAATTAAAAAAAATATCCTTTGATATGGCTTATCAAATGGGAATAAAAGTGATGGATCAAACCGCTTTTATTTTAGGAAATGAAAATAATTTACCCATTATTATTTTTGATATCAATAGAAAAGGTAATTTTAAAAAAGTAATTTCCGGAGAAGAAATAGGTACCTTAGTTTCTAAAAAATAA